A region of the Stieleria neptunia genome:
ACCCACATCAGCGCCAGCACGCTTGTCGGGATCGCCTACGGTTACTGGGGCGTGACCTCGCAATCGATGACGCTGGAAAATGGGATCTTGGCCGGCGGTCTGTGTTCGGTCAGCGGGATGCTGCCGGACCTGGATAGCGACGGCGGCATTCCGTTGCGCGAGATCAGCATGTTCACCGCGGCGGTCGCCCCGATGATGATGCTCAACCGCTTTCGCGATTACGACCTGTCCCACGAGTCGATGGCATTGGCGGCGATGCTGATCTATGTCGTGATCCGCTTCGGTGCCTTTGAGTTCTTCAAACGTTTTACCGTGCACCGTGGCATGTGGCACAGCTTGCCCGCCGCGGCGGTGTCGGGATTAATCGCCTACCTGGCGATGCCGACCACCAGCGATGCCGAACGGGCATACAAAGCCGTGGCGGTCGTGGTCGGATTCATGGTCCACTTGATCTTGGACGAGATCTGGGCGGTCGAAGTCGGCGTGGCACGCCTGCGCACGAAGAAGTCGTTCGGAACCGCACTCAAGTTCTTTGGCACCGACGCGATGGCCAACGTGTTCGTGTACGCGCTGCTGTTCGGACTTTGCTACACCGCG
Encoded here:
- a CDS encoding metal-dependent hydrolase yields the protein MADFKTHISASTLVGIAYGYWGVTSQSMTLENGILAGGLCSVSGMLPDLDSDGGIPLREISMFTAAVAPMMMLNRFRDYDLSHESMALAAMLIYVVIRFGAFEFFKRFTVHRGMWHSLPAAAVSGLIAYLAMPTTSDAERAYKAVAVVVGFMVHLILDEIWAVEVGVARLRTKKSFGTALKFFGTDAMANVFVYALLFGLCYTAWSDNKIAARLRERAKYDLTQPGWQYTPTSPPTEWTAPQWQIPDFGFNASLPSAERK